In Pelmatolapia mariae isolate MD_Pm_ZW linkage group LG13, Pm_UMD_F_2, whole genome shotgun sequence, a genomic segment contains:
- the npm3 gene encoding nucleoplasmin-3, producing MSFHDDESSDVGLSGQSRLESFLFSCELSSRVPFYTFQGDEEEDLEHFVELRTVCLGNGAKEESNVVEVTAMNHQGKTISVPIANLHIKCLPMVSLGDFELKAPVTIRLKAGTGPVSVSGLHLIASQVEDSDLSEEEDEEEEEEEEELPAIKPAKKKQKQ from the exons ATGTCTTTCCACGACGATGAATCCTCGGACGTCGGACTGAGCGGTCAATCCAGGCTGGAGAGCTTCCTGTTCA GTTGCGAGCTGTCCTCCAGAGTACCTTTCTACACTTTCcaaggagatgaggaggaggacctGGAGCACTTCGTTGAACTCAGAACA GTTTGCTTGGGTAACGGTGCCAAGGAGGAGAGCAATGTGGTGGAGGTGACAGCCATGAACCATCAAGGAAAGACGATCTCGGTGCCCATTGCCAACCTTCACATCAAGTGTCTCCCCATG GTGAGTCTGGGAGATTTTGAGCTGAAAGCCCCAGTCACCATCCGACTCAAGGCCGGCACAGGGCCAGTTTCTGTCAGTGGGCTACACCTTATTG CCTCACAGGTCGAAGACTCCGATTTGTCTgaggaagaagatgaggaggaggaagaagaagaggaagagctgCCTGCTATCAAACCAgcaaagaagaagcagaagcagTAG